A genomic stretch from Bos javanicus breed banteng chromosome 29, ARS-OSU_banteng_1.0, whole genome shotgun sequence includes:
- the TMEM80 gene encoding transmembrane protein 80 isoform X1: MAAPRRGKASSTVLSSLPLQMLLCLSGTYYALYFLATLLLLVYKSQVFTYPHSCLVLDLTLLFLMGILEAIRLYFGTTGNLMEAEVPLAASLVLTVGSALLSAYFLLWQTLVLRADSALGAPLLALRGLEAVLQVVAIAAFVS; encoded by the exons ATGGCGGCCCCGCGGCGAG GGAAAGCTTCCTCTACGGTG CTCTCGTCGCTCCCGCTGCAGATGCTGCTCTGTCTGAGTGGAACGTACTACGCCCTGTATTTCCTAGCTACGCTCCTGCTGCTCGTGTATAAAA GTCAGGTTTTCACTTATCCTCACAGTTGCCTGGTCCTCGACCTGACTCTGCTGTTTCTGATGGGGATTCTGGAAGCGATTCGGTTATATTTCG GGACCACAGGCAACCTGATGGAGGCTGAGGTGCCGCTGGCCGCCAGCCTGGTCCTCACCGTGGGCAGCGCCCTGCTGTCTGCCTACTTCCTGCTCTGGCAGACCCTGGTACTGCGTGCGGACTCGGCCCTCGGCGCCCCGCTCCTGGCACTCCGCGGCCTGGAGGCCGTGCTGCAGGTGGTGGCCATTGCTGCCTTCGTCAGCTAG
- the TMEM80 gene encoding transmembrane protein 80 isoform X2, giving the protein MAEGKASSTVLSSLPLQMLLCLSGTYYALYFLATLLLLVYKSQVFTYPHSCLVLDLTLLFLMGILEAIRLYFGTTGNLMEAEVPLAASLVLTVGSALLSAYFLLWQTLVLRADSALGAPLLALRGLEAVLQVVAIAAFVS; this is encoded by the exons ATGGCCGAAG GGAAAGCTTCCTCTACGGTG CTCTCGTCGCTCCCGCTGCAGATGCTGCTCTGTCTGAGTGGAACGTACTACGCCCTGTATTTCCTAGCTACGCTCCTGCTGCTCGTGTATAAAA GTCAGGTTTTCACTTATCCTCACAGTTGCCTGGTCCTCGACCTGACTCTGCTGTTTCTGATGGGGATTCTGGAAGCGATTCGGTTATATTTCG GGACCACAGGCAACCTGATGGAGGCTGAGGTGCCGCTGGCCGCCAGCCTGGTCCTCACCGTGGGCAGCGCCCTGCTGTCTGCCTACTTCCTGCTCTGGCAGACCCTGGTACTGCGTGCGGACTCGGCCCTCGGCGCCCCGCTCCTGGCACTCCGCGGCCTGGAGGCCGTGCTGCAGGTGGTGGCCATTGCTGCCTTCGTCAGCTAG
- the TMEM80 gene encoding transmembrane protein 80 isoform X4, producing the protein MLLCLSGTYYALYFLATLLLLVYKSQVFTYPHSCLVLDLTLLFLMGILEAIRLYFGTTGNLMEAEVPLAASLVLTVGSALLSAYFLLWQTLVLRADSALGAPLLALRGLEAVLQVVAIAAFVS; encoded by the exons ATGCTGCTCTGTCTGAGTGGAACGTACTACGCCCTGTATTTCCTAGCTACGCTCCTGCTGCTCGTGTATAAAA GTCAGGTTTTCACTTATCCTCACAGTTGCCTGGTCCTCGACCTGACTCTGCTGTTTCTGATGGGGATTCTGGAAGCGATTCGGTTATATTTCG GGACCACAGGCAACCTGATGGAGGCTGAGGTGCCGCTGGCCGCCAGCCTGGTCCTCACCGTGGGCAGCGCCCTGCTGTCTGCCTACTTCCTGCTCTGGCAGACCCTGGTACTGCGTGCGGACTCGGCCCTCGGCGCCCCGCTCCTGGCACTCCGCGGCCTGGAGGCCGTGCTGCAGGTGGTGGCCATTGCTGCCTTCGTCAGCTAG
- the TMEM80 gene encoding transmembrane protein 80 isoform X3: MVTGKASSTVLSSLPLQMLLCLSGTYYALYFLATLLLLVYKSQVFTYPHSCLVLDLTLLFLMGILEAIRLYFGTTGNLMEAEVPLAASLVLTVGSALLSAYFLLWQTLVLRADSALGAPLLALRGLEAVLQVVAIAAFVS; the protein is encoded by the exons ATGGTGACAG GGAAAGCTTCCTCTACGGTG CTCTCGTCGCTCCCGCTGCAGATGCTGCTCTGTCTGAGTGGAACGTACTACGCCCTGTATTTCCTAGCTACGCTCCTGCTGCTCGTGTATAAAA GTCAGGTTTTCACTTATCCTCACAGTTGCCTGGTCCTCGACCTGACTCTGCTGTTTCTGATGGGGATTCTGGAAGCGATTCGGTTATATTTCG GGACCACAGGCAACCTGATGGAGGCTGAGGTGCCGCTGGCCGCCAGCCTGGTCCTCACCGTGGGCAGCGCCCTGCTGTCTGCCTACTTCCTGCTCTGGCAGACCCTGGTACTGCGTGCGGACTCGGCCCTCGGCGCCCCGCTCCTGGCACTCCGCGGCCTGGAGGCCGTGCTGCAGGTGGTGGCCATTGCTGCCTTCGTCAGCTAG